Part of the Osmia bicornis bicornis chromosome 7, iOsmBic2.1, whole genome shotgun sequence genome, tttatattttatatattgtgaTTATTAGTGTCACATTATCACTGTTATTTACTTATCTCATTATCGGCTCTTGATTTTATTTCTGATTTGTTACCTGTACATCTCTGATATTTTTTAGGCATCTTGATAttctttgatattctttaaCTCAATTTATTCTTGACGTCTCACTTGTAATAGTATAGCTCTTTCTTAACGATGTGCTGGTtctgtaaatttaatattcatgtcATCAGGATGGGTTATTCCTGTTATTCTGTAGCATATTGCAATTATCTTaccttgtttcctttcttttcttcttcttttcttttcttccttttagttgcaattcagctctttaattaataatctttttctttaactTGACCTTGCATGCTGGTTTTGACACTCTGTGGCTTTGACATATTGGGGTTATGTTTCTCTAAATAAGTGCCAGCCGTTATCTCATCTCTGAATTTGACTTTTCTATGGTTTCTACTTTACTTACTTACTCGTACTTGCTGGTATTCTGCTGTTCCTTCCTTCATTCATTCATTGActaattcattcattattcacTCATTACTGTGTTCTTGAATTGTTAGTTACTGACAGTTTATTGTTGTACACAAACACTACACTAGATTAACAttagtaatataaaagaatacataatataatatggtataatatttaagaaagaaataaacgtTTCATCGCGTGACGCATGGACCTGGTAAGCAGGCCCTCCAAGCTCCACTCTTGTGAActtgatgcaaattttaactcGGCGCAGAAAATCCAGGCAGCGCTGATGTCGCTTCTCTACATGCATACcttgtatcactgattttaacatacacaactaaagatatcgtgacgtcatgttcccgcgaaatttgtcgccgcgtttttcaattgtttcaaaatttaaagagactGAAGAAATATGGCGCACAGTGGGTGACAGTGGTGACAGAATTTTCAGGTTAGTGAAttccattattataattattactattattattgtcattactattgctattatcattatgactattattattatttaaaaagatgttttttttaattttttctacgtttttaggtttttcaataacttctgctgatgagatgcagcaacaggaggagaagatagaaattaagtaagtacagaatttttttaaattgttactgaaagcattaactgtttacattgctattttagtaatatatttaattttaattattaaaatgtatcttaaaagaaggagaaagaaaatatgcaGCATCAGAGGGTGTATTAACGAAAACAGCAGGATGTTCTTCTTCCCCcaagagagaaaggataagaagaggatGGCACAGTAGGTGGAAGTATGTGACAACCCAAAGTCTGTGCTTCCacctgaaaactgaaattccAGGTGGTCTGTAGCAgctactttaaagaaaaatgctTCATGAGGAAAAGATTAACATCAGCAGTTCCAACACTGAACTTATTTGGTAATAACTcttatatactttttatagcatatgtaaataattgttaatgaaaactaTTATTACAGAGGctgtaataaatattgcatATCAGAGGCTGcctctattaaaatagagaagaaatgaaatgaagaagaagattgtaagtattcagtttacatatacaatatataaaaccattaacatagtattaatatattaagtaTAATCTGTGAGCAGAGTGTGTGTTTTATTGTATGTATGATTGtgattaattgtatattattattgatatacagggtgttccgtaacttgtgtaactctcggaaacggggggttgctcgggtgattctgaacaacattttcctttaccaaaatgtcgtttgaagcttcgtttttgagttattaaagaaaaacagtggccaatcagagcgcgcgccGGGCGCGCGTTGAGCCGCGGGAGCGTTAGCTTTCAACGGCgctcggtcgtggtcgtgaacaaatgcattggcacagcgtaggtatcaagggaagagtgcgataaatgttacatcgtcttTGTTGttcatgaataacgaatgaTTTCACATTGTTATTGATTTaagacgatgtaacatttgtcgcactcttcccttgatacctacgctgtgccaatgcatttgttcacgaccacgaccgagcGCCGTTAAAATCCAACGCTCCCGTGGCTCAGCGCgtgctctgattggccagtgtttttctttaataactcaaaaacgaagcttcaaacgacattttggtaaaggaaaatgttgttcagaatcacccgaGCAACCCCCCATTTCCGAGAGTTACACAAgttacggaacaccctgtatatattcattatatttttgtaaaaatttaatatattttctttattatacatatattgttgtcattttttccctttcattatttttatttttgaaagtttTGAATAAGTAAGACCATGCACACGTATATAGGGACCATATGCTTGGGTGTGTGTACCTCACCGATATCATCTATATGTGTTTGTATCGACACTAGCGCTGCCTGGATTTTCTGCGCCAAACTAATTTTAGTTACAGCATTAAATACGGGAGTTTGGAGGGCCTGCTGGTAAGACTAAAAGAACCAGGGGTACCACCAAATAAAAAGAGCGATCGAATAGGGCGCACTCTGCAgccaattaaattaaataataatatttgaaatatatatgGACACATATAGATGCGACTCTAACAGttactttccttctttttcattgATGAGAGTTTGGAAacttgtaattttttataacgCCCTGCGTCTGTCGGCATAAGagtcttattttatttagttatTCGGCCTCCCACTCCTTCGtgattgtttttctttattttcgcTGTTTTTGGtgtaatttgtttctttgcgACGCGATAATGCAGTAACGCGGTgcgtcctgcaatctgcgcaatctgcgagacttattcgggttgatttttaagtttattttttattttttccttatTATGTTATTGATTTACTTTTGTTAGGCTACTTTACacgtttaaatttaatttataatcatATTTCATTCTATTTTGTACTACAACTTAGATGAtgttttatatatgtaatatatttacaatCGTAGTATTAacttatttctttaattattaataaattaatttttgattttggCTCGTCTGGGAGTTTATCTGTTAtcccttttattttaattttagtatAACTATGTTCGTTCATAGTATTGTACACCAGACTTATCTTTGGTGGTAGGtctgatggtaagtatggttTTCTAGGAtggcgcggctgcacgatggacaGTTCTGCAGTCGGTAACTGGGTAACGAGCAACTGGCGCGTGGTAGGTAATACTACGCGGCAGATAGTATGTTTGTGGGTAACCGTTGCGGAgtgagcggccgagtattattaTGTGGTAAATGGAATAGTTGCTGCTGGTAGTATCTTTGGGGCTGTGGTTGGTTACCAACTAGACATAGCTTTGCAGCTTATTGTCGAACAATCCTGCGCGCTTTACTTTGCATGATGTGTTTTCCTTTCGGCACTTGCCCAATTTTGGTTTACTAATtgtctttatttaattaataatttaattattagtcAATGTAACAGAGTTCAACGCAGTCTTGTGTGGCTGATTTAACTTGGATGTTTGATTGTTTActctaatattaatattatacttCCCTACGTAACTTACCTTCTCTCCCTGAAGTTGTTAACTTTAACTTCAACTTAGtattgttaattattctaaCGGAATACTCTGTTTTCTTgtgcattttctttttctactctGCTTTCCTTTGGCACTTTTGCCCGATTTTGGTTTACTTCGtgtctttatttaattattcaatgcAGCAGAGTTCAACGCAGTCTTGTGTGGCTGAATGAACTTGGTGTTTGATTGTTGCTGTAATGTTTACTATTGTACTTCCCTAACTAACTTATCTTCTCTCTCTGCTACATTTGCTTGTTTTATTACTCTTCCGCCCACGGCATTGTTCAGTTTAACTTCATCtaagtattattaattattaaccaCCCACATGACGTTATTGGATCTCAATTAGTCTTTACGGGACTTGGGAGCGGGTAGGTTTGACTGGAATGCAGGGAGTTAATTTAACTTTTTGCAGTTCCATAATCTAAGTTGAATTTATTCTGATTGTTTGGCGGTAACCGTTCCTTATTACATAACGTTTTTACATTCGTACAGTATCGCCCGTAATTTTACTGTACTGTTTGGGTTGTTGGTAATcttttatctttattattattttttagtttCAGTATTAAGTTCTTTCAGGAATAAGCTCATAGGGTCATGACGATGTTGCTTTTGTAGGATCTAGCGACATTTACATCCTGCAGTGCGGCGTGTTACTTGTCAGAAATGTAGagatttaaattattctaatattcaaatatattaatattctaatactGGGATGGCGGTATAATAATGTAGGGTGTTATGATAATTGATAGTCTGATAGTTTTTGTAAACTATATTTTGCTCGATTTGGTTTCTGTATGATATTCCTTGCATTCTGTCAAAGTTGCACTCTTTCTGTCGATTATATTGCTTTATTTGATGTATGGTAGCTGATGTGTAGCCTGAGTTGCTGGTTAGGGGCGCTGTTAGGGGCTTTGTGTATGGGTGGAACAAGTCATCGAGGGTTGCAGCCTAAGAAGACGTAGCACGGTCAACCGGGTAAGGACTTGCCTGGTACCTGGCcgtgctgaagaaaaatggcctgtcctcgtggaaggacaggtgggcgtgatgactgcaaggataagccacatcatcattctCAACctaccatggtggacgaagattgGGGCGATCAACCGGGAGAAGCGAAgtcccggttcctgatcgtgaCCGAAGAACAAGCCCTGTCCTGGCAAGTGCCGGAAGGTGAATCggggcgcgaccacccgttgagtgGGAAagtcctccggttcctggttgtggccgaagaggaagccctgacctcgcaattgcaggctggtgaataCATGACGCGATCACCCGTTAAGCAGGgtgctccggttcctggtcgtggccgaagaagaAGCCCCGTCCTCGCTTCGCAGATGGatgaagacatggcgcgatcacccatTGAGTGGgaatcctccggttcctgatcgtgaccgaagaggaagccctgtcttggcaggtgaacacatggcgcgaccacccgtcgagtgggaatcctccggttcctggtcttggccgaagaaaaatcctgtgcttACGCGGTGCAGGTTGAAACATCCTaccgcttgatcggaggtgtaacggcgtggatcctcaacCTATCATGGTCGCCTAACGCATGTCAGATTGAGGGTAGACGAAAGCGTATTTGAAAGCTAGGGAGCTGAAGGGCAGTTGCGGCTATCGTTGGTTCATGTTGGATATCCTCTGAGGATGAAACGGTTCTGGCGGCCTACGTTGGGGAgaggtttttagtgggtagtgtatCAGGCCGCGGATGCCCCTTCTAGGCGCCGCTAGGTCaccccttctgggctgtgacCTCATCTTTTGTGCTCACCCTTTAGGGTGCTGCCAtgttgccccttctgggttgcctctttgggtttgcccccaccaatgGGCGCCAGGTCCCCCTTCTGGggatacgagtcccacactgccagggtcccctctagccgaatagcgCGAACAGGGGGTAGCCTGCGCGTGCGTAaatgcattttcctcttctgtcaaatcaaaaaaaaaaaaaaaaaaaagtgttaGGTTAGGTGGATTCCCActgaaggctcggggccaagaacaccgTCCCGGGCCCGGACAGCATCTCCGGCCGCGCCTgtgttatcgcgtccggcgtcctaggtccgaggctgtgccgcctcttcagcgccgcgttggtgcagggggtgttcccctcgatatggaaggaggggcggctggtccatctccgaaaggacggacggcccgcagactctccctctgcgtaccggcccattgtgctgttggacgaggtgggaaaactcttcgagcgtgtcatcgccaaacgcctcgtccaccacctgtcgagtgttggccccgatctggccgacaccctgttcgggtttcgcgagggtcgcagcaccatagACGCTAttcagcgggtgcgcaccctcgccgagtcggccacgtcccggggtggggtggcgctgggcgtctctttggacgttacaaacacGTTCAACAtcctgccccatgggacgatacggggggcgctggttcaccacaacgtccccccgtatctgcagaggatcatcggggccttcctggatggcaggtggataccaGGGGTCGGAAACTCCCGTCTACAAGAAGTCTAACATTGACTGTAGCGCCATCTACTAACCATCCGTCATGAGTGTACTAAAAGTagacatatatatatatatataagtataCTATATATGTCTCTGATATATATAGTACTTCTCAGactgatatatatatatgtatatatatagaatACTAAATTTTGGATAGTCATAAAGTGACTGCTAAAAATCATAGATTTATGATTTAGCCGATTTCTTATCTGTAAATCATAGATCTGTGATTTAAAGCAGCCACCTGCAgggatagaaaaataaattaataaatctgaaatggtatgaaaattataatatatttaaaatgaaattaaactgTCCTGTTACTACGCAATACATTTTTCTCGCCTTTTTTAATCGCTTCTGTATAGATTATGTGGGTATTTGTATTCATGCTTCGCCTTCTCTTTAGCAAAGTGTTTATAAATTTGCACCACGCCGTTACGACGATAGTGACTAATTCGTTCACATAAATATCGGTTAAAATATTGCCGTGTTGGGCacaatgaaaagaataattaacattaattaataaaatagtttttaattgcatttttaACTGCTGCGTATGACAAATATTTGGCAAATGTTGCAACAGGAGCTGATATGTTTTTTTAAAGTTATTTTGAACGCTGCTATTCTGCTCCGATACTGCTGTACAGCAATCAGCGCACATTCTAATTGATCGGTGTCTTAATACTTTATAATTTGTCTGGTTTAAAAAACTGTCTCTATTGTCCAAGATTGGAAATAAGTTACCTGGTGTGCTCTGGTGTAACATGTTTTCAATGGGATATTCCTGATTATGGTTTGGAGTGCCAGTATTTAGTGTTTCAAGTGTTAACAACAAATTGCCATCGCAAATCGTTTCGCAATTTCCGAAACTATTTTTCGAACttaaattattgattaataGTGTTTTAAAATTGCTTTTGAAATGTTTTGCTGTGGGATTCGTGTATCTGTAATTTAAACTGCGGATGCATCCgaaaaaattttcaagtggATCCTGATTTAAATATCTGGGCCTGAAGTACTTGAATCCTAATCTTTGCAATAATTGCCACAGGGTTTGAAACCCGCCAATTGTTGCTTGCCAATGTTTGAGTACTGGGGTCGTATGTACAGGGCAGTGAGTACTGATGCTGACAAAGCGCATTTCAGACAATTTCTTTATTGCACTACCCCAAAATTCGCCATGGTTGGATTTTCTGGTAACTATACTCCGGAGCTCTGTTTCGGGCTTTATCGAATGACCATTAACCGAATCGAATAGCCTGTCGAAAAATAACGCCATTTCCGCCGTGTCATGGCCTTGCCTTACCGGCATTCGGAGATGGCCAATCTCTGTCTCCATTCCGCCTACAAGTAAAACAAATGTTGAAAAAAATGCACTATAATCATTAGTTTAAcagtacaaaaaaaaatagaaaaaacaCTTACTATCAAATTTTGTGTGGTGGTCTATGAATCCTGCCACAGATCGACTCAAAATTTGTGTCGCGTATTTGACTTTCATTTTCCtgatttgaaaatattgaaaatatgcTCATCTGTGAGCTTCGGCATCAATCGACATATAGATTTTGAATAGATATCCATTTTATATGCCAATTCAATAATTCTCCATTGCGCAAAGCGCCGTTCATTTCCTTCTTAAAAACTAATTCTATATCTTTATTTAATAGATTATTTCTGATCCCCTTCATCAGGTGAGATGGATCGTATAGCGGACAAATTTCAACTCCAGCAAGGTAGATAGTGTTAcctacaaaatattaaaatacaataaaataaagaaataaacataTGTCATACAAGGATGACTGCTCCGTAGTACATTAGTACTTACTATATTCTACTTTGTCCTGCATATTTATCCTTGTGTCTGCTTTTAATTGGTTAATTGCAGCCACGTTTGTTTTTCCCTGATCGCATATAAGCGCAACAGGCAAGAAACCACTATCCACTACAGACTGTATTATTTCTGTAATACATTGTACTAAATGTGCGGTACTTGCCTGATTTTCCGTAAAATAATATGCAACAGGGAACTTCCACCCGGTATGTATACCTCGAATCATAAATACCAACGCATGATCTGCGTATTTCATCGTTCTTATAGTCTGATAATCTTCAAACCCCACGATACAGTCCGATACTGGATCGTATTCAACGTGGGGTTGTATTGCCATCTCATCAAACATTACACAACACACTTTATCTATGCTGCTCATTGTTGTACCTTTTTCCTGCAGTTGTCGACATATGAATTGATTGCACCCTGTATTGACATTAATTCTGTTTAAGATCTGCCTCAATGATCTTGCAGACGGAAGGTGAAATATACTTTCTAATAGTCTGTAACACCTTCCAGACTGCTTGTATAATGCCAACGCAAgaactttttctttcattgtaAATCTTCTTCcctacaataataaaaaaatgaagtaattaaatgaaatattaatgaaaataaagtatgaaatataatacaaaagcaaatataaatataatttgccATACTTGAGGTTTATATTCAGAATTGCGAAATTGCATGCTAAGAAATAGCTGTTGAGGTTTAGAAAGAGTAGACATAAGCTTTAACAATACTGTATTTTCAGTACACTTCTGAGCTTCTCTTAACCTTTTTCTGTACCCAATTAATGTTTTGGATACATTTAGCTGCTTTCTTCGAATTTGTGTCGCTATGTTATACAGCCGCGCAGCCTTCAGTGTTAAATCGATTTCAGAATCATTATTCTGTAATAACCGAAGCCTCTTACGTTTGGGTGTAGAACTTATGCTAGGGCCAGCTTCATAAGagatattcttattttctgTAAGGACATCATCATTCCTTTCCTCATGTACATCTTCcataatattctaaaatatattatactcTTATACTTTTTaaccaataataaataaaaaatcttctTTATAACAGTAAACTGTGCTGCTTATAATATTTTGTACAGTGCAATACTTACGTGttgtgtatgtatatttaatgcCACATCATGCACTGATGCATTTATACTTGGATTTTCTTCAGAATATCCATTTAAATTCAACGATGGAACAACgttatcttttaattttcgCTGTGCATATCCCAATTTATAATCATCCTCAGCAAAATGCAAATAGCAAATCCTGAGTTTCTTAAAATCTTTCAGACTCGACACATCCATTCTAAATGGAATAAcgtttttccatttttcgagCTGCTCCGAATTAGATGGAAAGCAATGGCTTGGCACATCGTGCCGTGATAGGCAACCTAAAACGCAGCACGCTTGAACCATTTTATGAATCACCTCAGTTATGCTCAGTTACTAATAGGAAACACTTTTAACAACACCACTGGACTCCACCAAAATGGACGCTATGATGCTATGACGCTACGACGCCAAACCACGCCAAACGACGTCAATGTAGGCGGCGCTGATTGTCGTCGTAGTAGCGCTATCTACGTACTGTCCGTCATCAGGGAACTAAAACTGAAAAGCCAAGAAAATCAGTGAGAGTTTCCGACCCCTGGTGGATACAGTACACGGGCCGGGGCGGTACGCagcactggagggaggtcgaccgcggagtgccccaggggtccaaactgggtccccccttatggaacctggggtacgacgaggcgctgcgggtgaacctcccgcccggggtgtgggccacggtattcgcagatgattgcttcctgctggccaccgggcgggactggttgaggacctgccgccgtgccgaggtgggggtcgccatcgtacGAGGAGTgatccgggggctgggtctggcgctggctcccCACAAGaacgaggccatgtggttcttcgagcctcggcgtggggtagcccctccggcccagctctggctcgaggtcgacgggtgctggatcgtgatcggccggagTCTTCGgtacctcggcctgtatctcgacagccactggcggttcgatgttcacttcgaccgcctggctccccgattggaatgcgtggcgaccaatcttggccgccttttgcccaacctcggcccgggagtgagggttcgccgcctatacgtgggaatcgtccggtccatagccctatacggggctccgatatgggccggcgatctggcggtcagcaggcacagctgcactctgctgcggcggttggagcgccggctggccatcaggatcgtgcgggactactgcacgatctcctacgagggggcgatatTCCTGGCgagtctcatcccactccggtaccaggcggaggtcgaattcagtacatactggtattcgcgaggcctccgccaggccggggaggacccgccggggccgacggtcgagaAACATCGGAGACAGGCCCGggtggtcgcggcggaaaggtggcagagatccctagcagaAGGGGCTACCGCCGGAGGCCGcgcgcgccgtcggggcggtcctgccggtgttatcggagtggcgggccCGCGGCCATggcggcctgtcgttccgggtcacgcaggtgctctccggacacggggtgttcggggagttcctgtgccggaggaacagggaatggacgcCCCACttttggctctgcggggcggcgcgggacaccgcacaacacacgctggcggagtgcccggtgtttgcggtggcccgccacgccctgacagcggaaataggggaggaactctcgccggcaggcgtcgtgagacagatgcctgccggcgagacagaatggagggccgtgacctaCTTCTgcgaggtcatggccctcaaggagaggtccgggcgggatcgtgaaaggtacgatccttTCACATGTTGGGATGTtgggatccgccgccgtaaggAGTGCggggggaggggggggggggcgatggcggctttcgctgtttgctcccccggcgcgacggatgcgggacggggtagcgtagcgggagggcccgcgtgccctcccgTCTCCTGGGAGAGATTTTTACGGGgatgtttcttgtgggggtgggaggggtcgcggtgtaccctcccaccccggacgaaatgagccctgaccccggtcggactcgggggcgtgcgggtggggaacccgttctcaatcgggggccccgctccgtccgcctctggggggcccggtgactccgggcggaaaGTGGAgtttccctcccacgttgggagccgagggagtccccctggtgGGTGGCCGGctacggctcaccgcagcccacagggggacgactcggcgggccgcaggcgccctgtttgggagccattgcacgcggacccggggtgtagccggcaccggaagccggcggagcgaagtgctgcgcccgatcttcctcgcgggcgggcggggggttgctcctccacgtagcctgtgaggagatcgaggcgcggggactgcaggcggtacgggctggggagcccggccgccattgcatgCAGtccccccgcgatggagccggcactgggtgccggctgggggagttggcactcccccggtgaggggcgccttcagcgcacggcgtggaaggctccggagttatagtaatcaggtctgccatacgccagaggaggtcgccgtggggttttagtcagtaggaatctgacactctcctgctgccccccccccccccaggGGCGGTCtaatgtaagatttccccacgaaaaaaaaagaaaaaaaaaggtggatttccgctcgacgcgtcgaggagagcggacgtgtttcgtggtcgctccgtggttagatttgcaacgcggtggatagcggcttagttattcgcgttttttggtaaaatcgtgTTTATTGTGTGTttggaagtgctattgtgtcgtttttgattaaatagtgtattaatttattattaaacattgAAAACGAGGTGTGCGTGTTATGCGGCATTTCGActtcgtgtttccggtgttcgggctgataattataaacattagACGTTATTTATGGATAATTCTGAATAATTGTGAACGTTCCgtagtgaaattccgcgttttttgagACATTACGTGATTAATTAATGAAGACAACGCATGCAAGATCTGACAGGTTTTCAAGATGGCCGCCGTAGTTGAAGAAGGACAGACGGTtgcacgcgcggccagggcCTTAGATAGAAGAGGACAGACGATGTAAAATTCGGTGAACGGTTTGGTTTGGTGacgtattacttttattcctttattgcgtttttgcgtttttatttcattttgtttattttgttttgTGTTGGTTGCGCCGGTTATTAAGTGTATTAAGTGTTTTGTGTGAAGTGTAtcgatattttatcatttttatcatcatttgcattattaataaattcactGTGATTAACACTGTTGATTTCATACATTTGCCggtgtttgagaatccgctcagccatgatggcgctcacggtcgatcgatttatcgatcgggagtcgacCATCTAGGTGACGCGTaagcaggggtcttctcgccggctcgcgcgcaacgacgCCATTATTGATCATCGATCACCGCAAGCAACAAGTGCTCATTAGATTTGTTCAAGAATTTCTCTAAGTGCAGTTCAAACAACAGATCAAGATCACCAAAACGCTCACTGTCGACTCAGGATCTATCGCAATTGTGCAAGCGAACAGGATCACCAGGTAATGTTCACctacaaataattcattgaagcgtgagccgccaaccacgtgtcgatcaagcacgagatcacgggcaccatcacagccgcgggccgaattaatataattaacggcgctgagaagctcgcctttcaaaattgtaaaagcATTGTTCATGTAACACCAAGcaggtgacagatcaaatCAATAATCTATATGTCTCGACTCATGTAAAATCATTGTTCACGACGAATCACTGTAATCGCAATTTGAAACTCATTCAGACGGTTCATTTTCTCACAAGAAAATTCAAAGCGGATCATCCTAACGATCACACATTTGTATTGTTTGCTCAAATGCTAATTGTCAGATCAGCGTgttcatttcattttgtcattgactcaaataaatcaatttgtga contains:
- the LOC123987998 gene encoding uncharacterized protein LOC123987998: MDVSSLKDFKKLRICYLHFAEDDYKLGYAQRKLKDNVVPSLNLNGYSEENPSINASVHDVALNIHTQHNIMEDVHEERNDDVLTENKNISYEAGPSISSTPKRKRLRLLQNNDSEIDLTLKAARLYNIATQIRRKQLNVSKTLIGYRKRLREAQKCTENTVLLKLMSTLSKPQQLFLSMQFRNSEYKPQGRRFTMKEKVLALALYKQSGRCYRLLESIFHLPSARSLRQILNRINVNTGCNQFICRQLQEKGTTMSSIDKVCCVMFDEMAIQPHVEYDPVSDCIVGFEDYQTIRTMKYADHALVFMIRGIHTGWKFPVAYYFTENQASTAHLVQCITEIIQSVVDSGFLPVALICDQGKTNVAAINQLKADTRINMQDKVEYSNTIYLAGVEICPLYDPSHLMKGIRNNLLNKDIELVFKKEMNGALRNGELLNWHIKWISIQNLYVD